One window of Lagenorhynchus albirostris chromosome 16, mLagAlb1.1, whole genome shotgun sequence genomic DNA carries:
- the HPS6 gene encoding BLOC-2 complex member HPS6 produces MKRAGTLRLLSDLNNFSGAARLRELLAGDPAVRVRCSPDGRHLLLLRPPGAPGPQLLVAVRGPGAELERAWPAGQPSPLDAFFLPWPSRPALVLVWESGLAEVWGTGVGPGWRLLQSTELCTGGGARVVAVAAPRGRLVWCEERQAGAEGREGPPAVAFSHCVCVRTLEPSGEAGTNLGRTHILLHNCPRFGLLTSRKDLFLVPTATTWPGVGHILLIWSPSKGKVVVAAPCLGLSHSKSLNPGGGDPWDFRTLLRGLPGLLSPRQPLTVHTWAPTPQGLLWLDFRGTVSLVQPHGGTRAVGTLQEAPASLAGSAALGAFHGTLACVLGSTLELLDMGSGQLLERKVLSTDRVHLLEPPAPGMENEEELETRGGLRLLSAVGLFRVGWEAPRGLELPSAEDLVFEEACEYYQRRSLRGARLTPEELRHNSTFRAPQALASILQGHVSPSTLLTTLRAELRDYRGLEQLKAQLVAGDEEEAGWTELAEHEVARLLRTELMGDQLAQLNTVFQALPTAAWGAILRALQLRPDGNGRLRSQAPPDVWKKVLGVTTGGKEPPSGILPLFELLCRCLCRLEPRWLPPFVELAQQQGGPGWGSGGPGLPLYRRALEVLGEEGTRPEALELDLLLGSGRPKAVLQAVGQLVQKEEWVRALEAGLALSSSSPLLRSEIFKLLLAEFARHRRLDAHLPLLCRLCPPDLAPTELLLLLRTHLPDELEPPAPFPEPGAEPPLTVGLLRALLEQTGTQGRPSGPVLSQYEDILWDPGTPPPTPPRGPMSALQASDHPGLEAWAPSGQGLCVTDTG; encoded by the coding sequence ATGAAGCGTGCGGGAACTCTGCGCCTGCTCTCGGACCTGAACAACTTCAGCGGCGCGGCCCGGCTCCGGGAGTTGTTGGCCGGGGACCCAGCCGTCCGAGTTCGCTGCAGCCCGGACGGCCGCCACCTGCTGCTGCTGCGACCTCCGGGGGCACCGGGCCCGCAACTGCTGGTCGCGGTGCGTGGACCCGGCGCGGAACTGGAACGTGCCTGGCCAGCTGGCCAGCCCTCACCGCTAGACGCCTTCTTCCTACCGTGGCCGTCACGACCGGCGCTAGTCCTAGTGTGGGAGAGTGGCCTAGCCGAGGTGTGGGGCACGGGGGTGGGGCCCGGCTGGCGGCTGCTGCAGAGCACCGAGCTGTGTACTGGCGGTGGAGCCCGTGTGGTGGCCGTGGCGGCGCCCCGAGGCCGCCTGGTGTGGTGCGAGGAGCGTCAGGCCGGCGCTGAGGGCCGCGAAGGGCCTCCGGCAGTGGCTTTCAGCCACTGTGTGTGTGTCCGGACCCTGGAGCCCAGCGGGGAGGCCGGCACCAACCTGGGCCGTACACACATCCTGCTGCACAACTGCCCCCGTTTCGGGCTGCTGACCTCCCGCAAGGACCTGTTCCTGGTGCCCACTGCCACCACCTGGCCTGGCGTGGGCCACATTCTGCTCATCTGGAGCCCAAGCAAGGGCAAGGTGGTGGTGGCTGCCCCATGTCTTGGCCTCTCCCACAGTAAGAGCCTGAatcctggaggaggggacccGTGGGACTTCAGGACCCTGCTCCGAGGCCTTCCTGGGCTGCTGTCCCCCAGGCAGCCATTAACTGTACACACCTGGGCCCCAACTCCCCAGGGCCTGCTGTGGCTTGACTTCAGGGGCACTGTGAGCCTGGTGCAGCCCCACGGTGGTACCCGGGCTGTTGGCACCCTTCAGGAGGCACCTGCCAGCCTGGCAGGGTCTGCAGCACTGGGCGCATTTCATGGCACTCTGGCCTGTGTGCTGGGCTCCACATTGGAACTGCTGGACATGGGCAGTGGGCAGCTGCTAGAAAGGAAGGTCCTAAGTACAGATCGAGTACATCTGCTggaacccccagcccctggcatggAAAATGAGGAAGAGCTGGAGACCCGAGGGGGTCTTCGTTTGCTTTCAGCCGTGGGTCTGTTTCGAGTAGGCTGGGAAGCCCCACGAGGCCTTGAGCTGCCTTCAGCTGAAGATCTGGTGTTTGAGGAGGCCTGCGAGTACTACCAGCGGCGGAGCCTGCGGGGTGCCCGGCTCACCCCAGAGGAACTGAGACACAACAGCACATTCCGGGCACCTCAGGCCCTGGCTTCCATCCTCCAGGGCCACGTGTCCCCCTCAACACTATTGACCACACTGAGGGCCGAGCTTCGGGATTACCGGGGCTTAGAGCAGCTTAAAGCCCAGCTGGTGGCGGGGGATGAGGAGGAGGCTGGCTGGACTGAGCTGGCAGAGCACGAAGTGGCACGGCTGCTGAGGACTGAGTTGATGGGAGACCAGCTGGCCCAGCTCAACACCGTTTTCCAAGCCCTCCCTACAGCGGCCTGGGGTGCCATCCTCAGGGCCCTGCAGCTCCGGCCAGATGGGAATGGCAGGCTGAGGTCCCAAGCTCCCCCTGACGTGTGGAAGAAGGTACTGGGTGTTACAACAGGTGGAAAGGAGCCACCCAGTGGGATACTGCCCCTCTTTGAACTCCTGTGCCGATGCCTCTGCCGGCTGGAGCCACGATGGCTGCCACCCTTTGTGGAGCTGGCACAGCAGCAGGGCGGGCCTGGCTGGGGATCAGGGGGCCCAGGGCTGCCCCTCTATCGCCGAGCCCTGGAAGTACTAGGTGAGGAGGGGACTAGGCCTGAAGCACTGGAGCTAGACCTGCTCTTGGGCAGTGGGCGGCCCAAAGCTGTGCTCCAAGCTGTGGGGCAGCTGGTGCAAAAGGAAGAGTGGGTGCGGGCTCTAGAGGCTGGCTTGGCCCTCAGCTCCTCCAGCCCCCTGCTTCGAAGTGAGATCTTCAAACTGCTGTTGGCCGAATTTGCCCGGCACCGCCGGCTTGATGCTCACCTCCCCCTCCTTTGCCGCCTGTGCCCACCAGACCTAGCTCCAACTGAGCTCCTGCTTCTACTGCGGACACACCTCCCAGATGAGTTGGAGCCCCCCGCCCCATTCCCTGAGCCTGGGGCAGAGCCCCCTCTCACTGTGGGCTTGCTCAGAGCCCTGCTGGAGCAGACTGGGACTCAAGGACGACCCTCTGGCCCAGTTCTAAGCCAATATGAGGACATTCTATGGGACCCAGGCACTCCACCCCCTACCCCACCTCGGGGACCTATGTCAGCCCTCCAGGCATCAGACCACCCAGGCCTGGAGGCATGGGCACCATCTGGACAGGGCCTCTGTGTGACTGACACAGGCTGA